A window of Diabrotica virgifera virgifera chromosome 9, PGI_DIABVI_V3a contains these coding sequences:
- the LOC126892106 gene encoding zinc finger protein 271-like isoform X21, with product MEVKAEINDEFVEDGSKYTKYQPHTSLDQRDLRTEAEAMAVKAEIKDEFVEDESKYIKNQPSTSLDQGDLRTEPEVMAVKTEIKEDDSRYLENQLSTSIDLGVLKSEADEYNSDFLKEENTSETMKTTLGHSCTKEQRMGQPVEEETLKCEICFKLFTDRSSLDKHKRLHTVEKSYKCKICFKQFGVAQNLKTHLRTHTGEKPYKCEICFKQFSQAGSLKTHLKFHSGEKPHKCEICLKRFTVIGDLDRHLKTHTGEKPHKCESCFKQFREASHLKKHLKIHTGEKPHKCEICLKRLIKIGDLKTHLRTHTGEKPYKCESCFKQFSQASQLKEHLRVHTGEKPYKCEICFKRFTRAGSLKAHLKLHTGQKPHKCEICLKQFSEKRYLNKHLKLHTGEKPYKCEICFKQFGEAHYIKTHLRTHTGEKPYKCEICFKQFSQAGSLKTHLKYHSGERLHKCEICLKRFTVIGDLDRHLKTHTGEKPHKCESCFKQFREASHLKKHLRVHTGEIPYKCEICFKQFGVAQNLKTHLRTHTGEKPYKCEICFKEFSQIGHLKAHLKIHTGEKPHKCEICLKRFITIGDLKTHLRTHTGEKPYKCESCFKQFRQASQLKKHLKVHTGEKPYKCEICFKRFTSAGSLKAHLKLHTGQKPHKCEICLKQFSEKSYLNKHLKLHTGEKPYKCEICFKQFGEAHNFKTHLRTHTGEKPYKCEICFKQFSQAGSLKTHLKFHSGEKSHKCEICFKQFSLAGYLKTHLTVHTGEKPYKCETCFKQFSKKSRLNTHLKLHTDEKTYKCEICFKQFAIAYYLKRHMKVHHHQ from the exons ctatggCAGTTAAAGCTGAAATTAAAGATGAGTTTGTTGAAGATGAatcaaaatatatcaaaaatcagcCATCCACATCCCTTGACCAGGGAGACCTGAGGACTGAACCAGAAG TTATGGCAGTAAAAACTGAAATTAAGGAAGATGACTCAAGATATTTAGAGAATCAGTTATCTACATCCATAGATCTGGGAGTTCTGAAGAGTGAAGCAGATGAGTATAACTCAG actTTCTCAAAGAAGAGAATACATCAGAAACTATGAAAACAACACTTGGACATTCATGTACTAAAGAACAACGTATGGGCCAACCTGTTGAAGAAGAAACATTAAaatgcgaaatttgttttaagctgtTTACTGATAGAAGTTCCTTGGATAAACACAAAAGATTGCATactgtagaaaaaagttacaagtgtaaaatttgttttaagcaatttggtGTAGCACAGAATTTGAAAACTCATTTAAGAacgcacactggggaaaaaccttacaagtgcgagatttgttttaagcaatttagtcaagcaggttctttgaaaacacatttgaaatTTCACTcgggagaaaaacctcacaagtgtgaaatttgtttgaagagaTTTACAGTAATAGGTGATTTGGATAGGCATTTGAAAACACATACaggggaaaaacctcacaagtgcgaAAGTTGTTTTAAGCAATTTCGTGAAGCAAGccatttgaaaaaacatttgaaaatacacactggagaaaaacctcacaagtgtgaaatttgtttgaagagaCTTATTAAAATAGGTGATTTGAAAACGCATTTGAGAACACATacaggagaaaaaccttacaagtgcgaaagttgttttaagcaatttagtcaagcaagccaattgaaagaacatttgagagtgcacactggggaaaaaccttacaagtgcgagatttgttttaagcggtTTACTAGAGCTGGTTCTTTAAAAGCACATTTGAAATTGCACACTGGACaaaaacctcacaagtgcgaaatttgtttaaagcagttttcTGAGAAACGTTATTTGAACAAACATTTGaaattgcacactggagaaaaaccctacaagtgcgaaatttgttttaagcaatttggtGAAGCGCATTATATTAAAACTCATTTAAGAacgcacactggtgaaaaaccttacaagtgcgagatttgttttaagcaatttagtcaagcaggttctttgaaaacacatttgaaatATCACTCTGGAGAAAGacttcacaagtgtgaaatttgtttgaagagaTTTACAGTAATAGGTGATTTGGATAGGCATTTGAAAACACATACaggggaaaaacctcacaagtgcgaAAGTTGTTTTAAGCAATTTCGTGAAGCAAGccatttgaaaaaacatttgagagtgcacactggggaaataccttacaagtgcgagatttgttttaagcaatttggtGTAGCACAGAATTTGAAAACTCACTTAAGAacgcacactggtgaaaaaccttataagtgcgaaatttgttttaaggaaTTTTCTCAGATAGGTCATTTGAAAGCACATTTAaaaatacacactggagaaaaacctcacaagtgtgaaatttgtttgaagagaTTTATTACAATAGGTGATTTGAAAACGCATTTGAGAACACATacaggagaaaaaccttacaagtgcgaaagttgttttaagcaatttagacAAGCAAGCcaattgaaaaaacatttgaaagtgcacactggggaaaaaccttacaagtgcgagatttgttttaagcggtTTACTAGTGCTGGTTCTTTAAAAGCACATTTGAAATTGCACACTGGACaaaaacctcacaagtgcgaaatttgtttaaaacagttttctgagaaaagttatttgaacaaacATTTGaaattgcacactggagaaaaaccctacaagtgcgaaatttgttttaagcaatttggtGAAGCGCATAATTTTAAAACTCATTTAAGAacgcacactggtgaaaaaccttacaagtgcgagatttgttttaagcaatttagtcaagcaggttCTTTGAAAACACATTTAAAATTTCACTCTGGAGAAAAatctcacaagtgtgaaatttgttttaagcagttttctctgGCAGGttatttgaaaacacatttgacagtgcacactggagaaaaaccctaCAAGTGCGAAacttgttttaagcagttttctaaGAAATCTCGTTTGAATACACATTTGAAATTACACACTGACGAAAAAACTTACAaatgcgaaatttgttttaagcagtttgctATAGCATATTATTTAAAGAGGCACATGAaagttcatcatcatcagtag
- the LOC126892106 gene encoding zinc finger protein 271-like isoform X15 gives MEVKAEINDEFVEDGSKYTKYQPHTSLDQRDLRTEAEGKTVKAEILEGNPTYIIESQLSTSLDLGVLKNEADEYNSAMAVKAEIKDEFVEDESKYIKNQPSTSLDQGDLRTEPEVMAVKTEIKEDDSRYLENQLSTSIDLGVLKSEADEYNSDFLKEENTSETMKTTLGHSCTKEQRMGQPVEEETLKCEICFKLFTDRSSLDKHKRLHTVEKSYKCKICFKQFGVAQNLKTHLRTHTGEKPYKCEICFKQFSQAGSLKTHLKFHSGEKPHKCEICLKRFTVIGDLDRHLKTHTGEKPHKCESCFKQFREASHLKKHLKIHTGEKPHKCEICLKRLIKIGDLKTHLRTHTGEKPYKCESCFKQFSQASQLKEHLRVHTGEKPYKCEICFKRFTRAGSLKAHLKLHTGQKPHKCEICLKQFSEKRYLNKHLKLHTGEKPYKCEICFKQFGEAHYIKTHLRTHTGEKPYKCEICFKQFSQAGSLKTHLKYHSGERLHKCEICLKRFTVIGDLDRHLKTHTGEKPHKCESCFKQFREASHLKKHLRVHTGEIPYKCEICFKQFGVAQNLKTHLRTHTGEKPYKCEICFKEFSQIGHLKAHLKIHTGEKPHKCEICLKRFITIGDLKTHLRTHTGEKPYKCESCFKQFRQASQLKKHLKVHTGEKPYKCEICFKRFTSAGSLKAHLKLHTGQKPHKCEICLKQFSEKSYLNKHLKLHTGEKPYKCEICFKQFGEAHNFKTHLRTHTGEKPYKCEICFKQFSQAGSLKTHLKFHSGEKSHKCEICFKQFSLAGYLKTHLTVHTGEKPYKCETCFKQFSKKSRLNTHLKLHTDEKTYKCEICFKQFAIAYYLKRHMKVHHHQ, from the exons ctatggCAGTTAAAGCTGAAATTAAAGATGAGTTTGTTGAAGATGAatcaaaatatatcaaaaatcagcCATCCACATCCCTTGACCAGGGAGACCTGAGGACTGAACCAGAAG TTATGGCAGTAAAAACTGAAATTAAGGAAGATGACTCAAGATATTTAGAGAATCAGTTATCTACATCCATAGATCTGGGAGTTCTGAAGAGTGAAGCAGATGAGTATAACTCAG actTTCTCAAAGAAGAGAATACATCAGAAACTATGAAAACAACACTTGGACATTCATGTACTAAAGAACAACGTATGGGCCAACCTGTTGAAGAAGAAACATTAAaatgcgaaatttgttttaagctgtTTACTGATAGAAGTTCCTTGGATAAACACAAAAGATTGCATactgtagaaaaaagttacaagtgtaaaatttgttttaagcaatttggtGTAGCACAGAATTTGAAAACTCATTTAAGAacgcacactggggaaaaaccttacaagtgcgagatttgttttaagcaatttagtcaagcaggttctttgaaaacacatttgaaatTTCACTcgggagaaaaacctcacaagtgtgaaatttgtttgaagagaTTTACAGTAATAGGTGATTTGGATAGGCATTTGAAAACACATACaggggaaaaacctcacaagtgcgaAAGTTGTTTTAAGCAATTTCGTGAAGCAAGccatttgaaaaaacatttgaaaatacacactggagaaaaacctcacaagtgtgaaatttgtttgaagagaCTTATTAAAATAGGTGATTTGAAAACGCATTTGAGAACACATacaggagaaaaaccttacaagtgcgaaagttgttttaagcaatttagtcaagcaagccaattgaaagaacatttgagagtgcacactggggaaaaaccttacaagtgcgagatttgttttaagcggtTTACTAGAGCTGGTTCTTTAAAAGCACATTTGAAATTGCACACTGGACaaaaacctcacaagtgcgaaatttgtttaaagcagttttcTGAGAAACGTTATTTGAACAAACATTTGaaattgcacactggagaaaaaccctacaagtgcgaaatttgttttaagcaatttggtGAAGCGCATTATATTAAAACTCATTTAAGAacgcacactggtgaaaaaccttacaagtgcgagatttgttttaagcaatttagtcaagcaggttctttgaaaacacatttgaaatATCACTCTGGAGAAAGacttcacaagtgtgaaatttgtttgaagagaTTTACAGTAATAGGTGATTTGGATAGGCATTTGAAAACACATACaggggaaaaacctcacaagtgcgaAAGTTGTTTTAAGCAATTTCGTGAAGCAAGccatttgaaaaaacatttgagagtgcacactggggaaataccttacaagtgcgagatttgttttaagcaatttggtGTAGCACAGAATTTGAAAACTCACTTAAGAacgcacactggtgaaaaaccttataagtgcgaaatttgttttaaggaaTTTTCTCAGATAGGTCATTTGAAAGCACATTTAaaaatacacactggagaaaaacctcacaagtgtgaaatttgtttgaagagaTTTATTACAATAGGTGATTTGAAAACGCATTTGAGAACACATacaggagaaaaaccttacaagtgcgaaagttgttttaagcaatttagacAAGCAAGCcaattgaaaaaacatttgaaagtgcacactggggaaaaaccttacaagtgcgagatttgttttaagcggtTTACTAGTGCTGGTTCTTTAAAAGCACATTTGAAATTGCACACTGGACaaaaacctcacaagtgcgaaatttgtttaaaacagttttctgagaaaagttatttgaacaaacATTTGaaattgcacactggagaaaaaccctacaagtgcgaaatttgttttaagcaatttggtGAAGCGCATAATTTTAAAACTCATTTAAGAacgcacactggtgaaaaaccttacaagtgcgagatttgttttaagcaatttagtcaagcaggttCTTTGAAAACACATTTAAAATTTCACTCTGGAGAAAAatctcacaagtgtgaaatttgttttaagcagttttctctgGCAGGttatttgaaaacacatttgacagtgcacactggagaaaaaccctaCAAGTGCGAAacttgttttaagcagttttctaaGAAATCTCGTTTGAATACACATTTGAAATTACACACTGACGAAAAAACTTACAaatgcgaaatttgttttaagcagtttgctATAGCATATTATTTAAAGAGGCACATGAaagttcatcatcatcagtag
- the LOC126892106 gene encoding zinc finger protein 271-like isoform X18 has translation MEVKAEINDEFVEDGSKYTKYQPHTSLDQRDLRTEAEVKAEILEGNPTYIIESQLSTSLDLGVLKNEADEYNSAMAVKAEIKDEFVEDESKYIKNQPSTSLDQGDLRTEPEVMAVKTEIKEDDSRYLENQLSTSIDLGVLKSEADEYNSDFLKEENTSETMKTTLGHSCTKEQRMGQPVEEETLKCEICFKLFTDRSSLDKHKRLHTVEKSYKCKICFKQFGVAQNLKTHLRTHTGEKPYKCEICFKQFSQAGSLKTHLKFHSGEKPHKCEICLKRFTVIGDLDRHLKTHTGEKPHKCESCFKQFREASHLKKHLKIHTGEKPHKCEICLKRLIKIGDLKTHLRTHTGEKPYKCESCFKQFSQASQLKEHLRVHTGEKPYKCEICFKRFTRAGSLKAHLKLHTGQKPHKCEICLKQFSEKRYLNKHLKLHTGEKPYKCEICFKQFGEAHYIKTHLRTHTGEKPYKCEICFKQFSQAGSLKTHLKYHSGERLHKCEICLKRFTVIGDLDRHLKTHTGEKPHKCESCFKQFREASHLKKHLRVHTGEIPYKCEICFKQFGVAQNLKTHLRTHTGEKPYKCEICFKEFSQIGHLKAHLKIHTGEKPHKCEICLKRFITIGDLKTHLRTHTGEKPYKCESCFKQFRQASQLKKHLKVHTGEKPYKCEICFKRFTSAGSLKAHLKLHTGQKPHKCEICLKQFSEKSYLNKHLKLHTGEKPYKCEICFKQFGEAHNFKTHLRTHTGEKPYKCEICFKQFSQAGSLKTHLKFHSGEKSHKCEICFKQFSLAGYLKTHLTVHTGEKPYKCETCFKQFSKKSRLNTHLKLHTDEKTYKCEICFKQFAIAYYLKRHMKVHHHQ, from the exons ctatggCAGTTAAAGCTGAAATTAAAGATGAGTTTGTTGAAGATGAatcaaaatatatcaaaaatcagcCATCCACATCCCTTGACCAGGGAGACCTGAGGACTGAACCAGAAG TTATGGCAGTAAAAACTGAAATTAAGGAAGATGACTCAAGATATTTAGAGAATCAGTTATCTACATCCATAGATCTGGGAGTTCTGAAGAGTGAAGCAGATGAGTATAACTCAG actTTCTCAAAGAAGAGAATACATCAGAAACTATGAAAACAACACTTGGACATTCATGTACTAAAGAACAACGTATGGGCCAACCTGTTGAAGAAGAAACATTAAaatgcgaaatttgttttaagctgtTTACTGATAGAAGTTCCTTGGATAAACACAAAAGATTGCATactgtagaaaaaagttacaagtgtaaaatttgttttaagcaatttggtGTAGCACAGAATTTGAAAACTCATTTAAGAacgcacactggggaaaaaccttacaagtgcgagatttgttttaagcaatttagtcaagcaggttctttgaaaacacatttgaaatTTCACTcgggagaaaaacctcacaagtgtgaaatttgtttgaagagaTTTACAGTAATAGGTGATTTGGATAGGCATTTGAAAACACATACaggggaaaaacctcacaagtgcgaAAGTTGTTTTAAGCAATTTCGTGAAGCAAGccatttgaaaaaacatttgaaaatacacactggagaaaaacctcacaagtgtgaaatttgtttgaagagaCTTATTAAAATAGGTGATTTGAAAACGCATTTGAGAACACATacaggagaaaaaccttacaagtgcgaaagttgttttaagcaatttagtcaagcaagccaattgaaagaacatttgagagtgcacactggggaaaaaccttacaagtgcgagatttgttttaagcggtTTACTAGAGCTGGTTCTTTAAAAGCACATTTGAAATTGCACACTGGACaaaaacctcacaagtgcgaaatttgtttaaagcagttttcTGAGAAACGTTATTTGAACAAACATTTGaaattgcacactggagaaaaaccctacaagtgcgaaatttgttttaagcaatttggtGAAGCGCATTATATTAAAACTCATTTAAGAacgcacactggtgaaaaaccttacaagtgcgagatttgttttaagcaatttagtcaagcaggttctttgaaaacacatttgaaatATCACTCTGGAGAAAGacttcacaagtgtgaaatttgtttgaagagaTTTACAGTAATAGGTGATTTGGATAGGCATTTGAAAACACATACaggggaaaaacctcacaagtgcgaAAGTTGTTTTAAGCAATTTCGTGAAGCAAGccatttgaaaaaacatttgagagtgcacactggggaaataccttacaagtgcgagatttgttttaagcaatttggtGTAGCACAGAATTTGAAAACTCACTTAAGAacgcacactggtgaaaaaccttataagtgcgaaatttgttttaaggaaTTTTCTCAGATAGGTCATTTGAAAGCACATTTAaaaatacacactggagaaaaacctcacaagtgtgaaatttgtttgaagagaTTTATTACAATAGGTGATTTGAAAACGCATTTGAGAACACATacaggagaaaaaccttacaagtgcgaaagttgttttaagcaatttagacAAGCAAGCcaattgaaaaaacatttgaaagtgcacactggggaaaaaccttacaagtgcgagatttgttttaagcggtTTACTAGTGCTGGTTCTTTAAAAGCACATTTGAAATTGCACACTGGACaaaaacctcacaagtgcgaaatttgtttaaaacagttttctgagaaaagttatttgaacaaacATTTGaaattgcacactggagaaaaaccctacaagtgcgaaatttgttttaagcaatttggtGAAGCGCATAATTTTAAAACTCATTTAAGAacgcacactggtgaaaaaccttacaagtgcgagatttgttttaagcaatttagtcaagcaggttCTTTGAAAACACATTTAAAATTTCACTCTGGAGAAAAatctcacaagtgtgaaatttgttttaagcagttttctctgGCAGGttatttgaaaacacatttgacagtgcacactggagaaaaaccctaCAAGTGCGAAacttgttttaagcagttttctaaGAAATCTCGTTTGAATACACATTTGAAATTACACACTGACGAAAAAACTTACAaatgcgaaatttgttttaagcagtttgctATAGCATATTATTTAAAGAGGCACATGAaagttcatcatcatcagtag